The genomic window AAACAGGGTTAAAAAATCTTTTCAAATTGCAGTTTGATATGCGAACTCTGATGACGATTGCTATTATTGGTGCAGCCCTTATTGGAGAATGGGGAGAAGGGGCAACAGTCGTGATTCTTTTTGCCATCAGTGAGGTGCTCGAGGCCTATTCGATGGATAAAGCAAGGGCCTCTATCCAATCATTAATGAATATTGCGCCGAAGGAAGCTCATATAAGGCGAAACGGCAAAGATATGACCATTCCAGTTGAAGAAATTGTCATCGGAGATATTATGATAGTAAAACCAGGGCAAAAAATTGCAATGGATGGTAAAGTTCTCTCCGGTGCTTCAACTGTCAATCAGGCACCTATCACAGGGGAATCGATTCCAGTTAATAAATCATCAGGAGATGATGTTTTTGCTGGTACGTTGAACGTTGAAGGCCTACTGGAAATTACGGTTACGAAGAAAATGGAAGACACGACAATCGCAAAAATAATTCATCTTGTAGAAGAGGCACAGGCAGAACGCGCGCCTTCCCAAGCGTTTGTTGATAGATTTGCAAAGTATTATACTCCAGTAATAATTCTAATTGCTTTCTTGGTTGCCATTATTCCTCCGGTTTTCTTACATGGAAATTGGGATACTTGGATTTATCAAGGCTTAGCTGTACTAGTTGTAGGCTGTCCTTGTGCTCTTGTTATTTCAACGCCAGTGTCGATAGTCACAGCCATTGGGAATGCTGCAAGAAATGGTGTCCTCATTAAAGGCGGTATTCATCTAGAAGAGACTGGGGCTTTAAGAGCCATTGCCTTTGACAAAACAGGAACACTTACGAAAGGCATTCCTGCAATAACAGATCTTCTCGTTTATCATGGCATGAATGTTAAACAGCTATTAAGGATTGCCGCGGCATTAGAAAATGGGTCCCAGCACCCGTTGGCAAAAGCAATTATAAATAGGGCTGAACAGGAGAAGCTTCCTTTTAAAGAAGTGGAAGTGACGGATTTTACCTCCATAACAGGTAAAGGAATAAAGGGACGGATTGATCAAGCTACTTATTTACTTGGCAGCCCTAAGTTATTTGAAGGCCATCGTGAAATGGACGCCATTTCCCCTGAACTTACCAGATTGGAAGGTGAGGGCAAGACAGTTGTTTTATTAGGAACAGAGGATAAAATTATTGGAATTGCAGCCATTTCTGATGGGGTAAGGGAAAGCAGCAGGAGTGTTATACGGAAACTTCATGAATTAGGGATTGAAGAAACGATTATGCTCACAGGCGACAATTACGGCACAGCAAGGGCTGTCGGTGAAAATATAGGTGTCTCAAGCATTGCAGCAGAACTGCTTCCTGAAGAAAAATTAGCCTATATAAAACAGCTTCGAGACACATATGAAAAAGTAGCAATGATAGGGGATGGCGTAAACGATGCTCCTGCACTTGCAGCTGCAAATGTTGGCATTGCAATGGGGGGAGCGGGTACAGATACCGCACTTGAAACCGCTGATATCGCATTAATGAGCGATGATTTATCCAAGCTGCCTTTTACAATTAAATTAAGCCGCAAAGCGTTACAAATTATTAAGCAAAATATCACTTTCTCCATTGGCATAAAGCTCATCGCCTTGCTGCTCGTTGTTCCGGGATGGCTAACATTATGGATTGCGATTTTCGCGGATATGGGTGCAACATTGATTGTGACATTAAACGGTTTAAGACTGCTGAGAGTGAAGGAAAGTAAAAAATAAGTTTTGTGGAGTAGAATTAAAACTTTACGAAACCTATACAAATTAACAAAAAGTAACGCTTAGAGACTATGAGCGTTACTTTTTTACGCCTACAAATAATGTGGACATTGAATCCGTTATTTTCATGAAAATGGCCTAATTAAAAACTAAGCGGACACTGGGTAAGTTATTTACTAAAAAACACGGATAATTTACTGCTTTTTCATAAAATAGAGGCACCTGTGTCCGTAAACATAAGGAATTCCCTTGTTTTGCCCCGAATGACGGACCATATGTCCGACAAGAAATGCTAACAATAGTTATTGTTCTACTAAAGTAGAAAATTAGACCTATAGTGTATGTTTTGCGCTCCCTATCAGTTTACAATTTCCACAAAAGCTAAACTACTTCCTTTATTTCCAATCACGTGCAAGCATTCCATAGATTACTAGATCATGATAATGATCGTATAAAAATTCTGCGTCACGAACAATTCCTTCTTGAATAAACCCCAATCTTTCTGGAATCGCACGGCTCTTCTTATTGCCTATCCCGCAGCGGATTTCCAGCCTATTTAAATTTAGGTCCAGAAACGCGAAATTGACTAGCGCCTGAACCGTTCTAGTCATAATCCCTTTTCCTTCAAAGCCTTTTGCAAGGTAGTAGCCCATACTCGTTTGTTTATTATTCCAATCAATTTGGTGAAAACCAACTGAACCGACAAGCTGCCCTTTATAACGAATCCCAGTATTAAGTCCATTATTATCAGCAAAAGCTTTTAGCCACATTGGAATAATCCCATGATATTGGATTGGTGAAGTCATGTTATCAACCCAAGGCAGCCATTCTCTTAAATGCTCTCTATTCGTATCGACTAAATGATAAAGTTCTTCTGAATGGTGCAATTGAAAAAGCTGCAATTCGATATCTTGATCAACCTTTAGCACAAACATCTTATACCCTCCCTTTTAAAAAAAATTAGAGATAATTACCAATTTTATATGGAAAAATGATAGAAGTACATTAGAATTTTCCAAGCGGATTGAAATATCGTCTATTAATAATAAAAAATGGCCGACTCTTAAAGAATCAGCCTTGGTTTTTGTCAGAGATTGGAAGGATCATACTAAATACCGTTAATTCTCCTTTTGTTTCACATTCTAATTTACCTTTATGCTTTTCAATAATTTCTTTGCAAACAAATAATCCGAGCCCAGTGCCGAGAGATTTGGTCGTTACAAATGGTTCAAAGATGGACTGGACAAGATGATGTGGAATCTTTGGCCCATTATTGGCAATTTCTAGCCTAATATATGAATCATCTTGAATATGGCTTGTAATTTTTATTAATGGTTCTTGCGTATACGTATGCAAAACATCAATTGCATTAAAAATAATATTGATTAGTACTTGCCGGATCTCATCCGAATAGCCCAAGAGGTAAATATGGTCTGGCATATATTTATCAATTTTTACTTTGCCGTCCAAAATACTTGGATACAAGAAAACTAATACTTCATCAATTATTTCATTAAGTGAAAAATTCACTTTCTCTTTTCCAATCAATTCTTTCTTGGATAGTAAGAGAAACTGAGAAATGCGAAAATTTAATTGTTCTAATTCTATCGAAATAATATCTAAATATTTCAAGTTTGGATTTTCAGCTTTTAATAATTGAATGAAGCCTTGAACAGAGGTAAGTGGATTTCGAAACTCGTGGATGAAGCTAGAAGTCATTTGTCCTAGCAATGTAAGTCGGTCTTTATGGCTTGTATCAATAAATTGAGTTTTTTCTTCGATAATCTGGTTTTTTGCATCACTATAATAAGTAACAGAGAAAAATAAGAATTGATCAAAACAATATTGAACCTTTTGATAGTATTCGTTTAGTTCTTCAGAATCAAGGTCCATAAATTTTAGTTTTTCTTGGAAAATGGAACGTCCAAGATTTACGTTATAAACAAACTCGCCTATATTAATACCGGCTTTTAACCGTTGATCCGCAATGGAAATTGCAAACTTGCGTATCGTCTTTACCAATTCCTCCTCTGAGTATGAAAAGCATTGGGTCAGAAGATAAAACATTACCTCGCCATTTTCCTTCATTCGATCTTTAAACGGATCTTCAGAAGAAACGACTATTTTCTTTCCCCATTCACTTAACATATTTTTCTTTTCCCTGTGCAATTGCTCAACAACCTTCTTACTTGATCTTGTTAACATTTGTCTCTCCATTCTTCATGAATATAAATCTTTTTCCATAGTTATATAAATTTCTACTTTTTATATGAATATCCTTTGTCGAATTTAAACGAATTAAAAAACAGTTCTTCAAGACTACTCATTCTTTGTCAAAATAGGAGAAAAGCAAACGATTTCCACAAAATATCAATAGGCTCGCAGTTTAATTTATTGTCATTTTTTTACGCAATCTTTTATAATTGAAGAAGCAGTGTAAAAATACACTAAATTAAAGGGATGAAGCATACATTGAATCGCGAAGAAGTAATTTTTAAAGTATCTGAGAAATTGCGTCTTATCCGAACGGAAGCAGGATATACACAGGATAAAATGGCGGAGATTATTGGTGTCTCTAAAAAAACCCTTGTTCAAATAGAAAAAGGGCGAGTCGAAGCAGGCTGGTCGATAGTTGTTGCTGTTTGTGCCCTATTTAGGGAAACGGAAACAGTCCGCTTTTTATTTGGAAACGAGCCCTTGGAGGTTCTCGAGACGATTGCAAGAGAAGGGATTGACTATCGAAAAGAAAAAACGTTGGGCGGAAAGATTTGGTGGAGAGAGCTAGGGAACGAAAATGGCATTTTGCTTCAGCAAAATATTATTAGTCAGCATTTTCGCATCATTGACGAAGACCATTTTCGTATTTATAGCAGCTTTGATGAATCCTCCTCCAAAGAACGATTTGCCGAGCTGGTACACGAAAAAAACAGTTTGTAACCCCCATAAAAATGAATAGTCTGCCGAATTTCTTTATAGAATCATTATAATTTTAGACATCTTTGACCAACTATGGAGGAATTATGAGGGAAAAACAATCTGTTTATATCAAGTTCCTGAAATTTTGGAAGCAGAAGCATATGACTCAAATTGCTATTCTATCTGCATCAACTGCAGTATTAGCATTTTTGGGCTTTTTTTATTACTACGCAAACGGGGCAAATATTAGTTCGCTAGAAGACGGACTTGCACAGTCTACTGTTATTTATGATGTGAACGGAGAGATTGCAAGCAAAATATCTGCTAATAAAGTAGAAGGAGTATCAATAAAGGAAATACCAGATCATATGAAGAATGCGGTTATTGCCATTGAGGATCACCGTTTTTATCAACATAATGGTGTTGATTTTACGAGTATTGGAAGAGCATTTTTCCGAAACATGAAGGCAGGGGAAATTGTCGAGGGTGGCAGTACAATTACTCAGCAACTGACAAAAAATGCATTGCTATCATCAGAAAAAACATATAAGCGAAAAATCGAAGAATACTTTCTAGCGAGGGAAATTGAGAAACAGTTTACCAAAGATGAAATTTTGCAGATGTATTTGAATGAGATTTATTTTGGTGAAGGTGCATGGGGGATTAAGAGAGCAGCAATGAAGTATTTCGGTAAGGATGTCAAAGATTTAACGATCAGTGAAGCAGCTTTATTAGCCGGCTTAATCAAAGCTCCTTCTGTGATTAACCCTTACAAAAATGAAAAGGCAGCACTTGATCGCAGAAACATTGTACTCGCACAAATGAAAACCAATGGCTTTATTTCAGAAAACCAATGGATAGAAGCGAAAAATGAAAAATTAGTTTTTGACGATAAAGGCGGTGATCCATTCAAGGGGAAATATCCGTATTATGTTGACTTTGTTCTAGAGGAAGGGATGAAGAAATACGGTTTTACTCTTGATGAGTTATTAACTGGCGGCTATCAGATCTATACTGAACTTGACCCATTCATGCAGGCGACTGTTGAAGAGACGTATCGTGACGATTCCATGTTTCCAGTAAGTAAAGGGGATCAAATGGTTCAAAGCGGGGCTATTCTTATTGATCCAAAAAGTGGGGGTGTTCGTGCTCTAGTTGGCGGCAGGGGCGAGCACACACTCCTTGGACATAACAGGGCGATTCATCCCGTAGGCCAGCCAGGTTCAACGATGAAACCACTTGTCCCTTACACGCCTGCACTTGAAAATGGCTGGGATATTAAAGATGAATTACAGGATGAAAAAATGCAGTTTGGTGATTACAAGCCAAATAATTATAATTTCAAATTTCGTGGGCAAGTACCTATGTATGAAGCTGTGAAGGATTCTTTAAATATTCCTGCAGTATGGCTTCTCAATGAAATCGGCATTGATAAGGGAATTGACGCAGCAAAAAGGTTTGGAATTCCGGAAGAAGCAATCAACAAAAACCTTGCACTAGCACTTGGAGGAACAAATAAAGGAGTATCTCCTTTGAATATGGCTGAAGCGTACACTGTTTTTGCAAACGGTGGGGAAAAGGCTGACGCGCATACGATTGTAAAAATTGTTGACCAAAATGGAAACACTATTGCAAATTGGGATGATAAAAGAACAAAGGTAACAACTAAAGAGGTAACTGATAAAATCACAACCATGCTGCTTGGTGTTGTAGAGCAAGGTTCCGGAAAAGCAGCGCAGATTCCGGGGAGAGAGGTAGCCGGTAAAACCGGCTCAACACAGGTTCCCATTGAAGGGGTAAACGGGATAAAGGATCAATGGTTCGTTGGTTATACTCCTCAGCTTGTTGGCGCTGTTTGGGTAGGCTATGATCGGACTGACAAGGAACACTATTTAACAACAACGAGCGGAGAAGGAACTGCGCCGATTTTTAAAACGATCATGTCTAAGGCTTTACAAAATAAAGAAGCCATTTCTTTCGGTGTCCCGCATATTTCCTCCTTTATCGAAAAGAAAAAGCAAGAAGAAAATTTCAATAAGTTTGATAAAGGCTTCTTGAAAAATAAAGAAAAGTGGGAAAAGAAAATAGAAAAGGAAAAGAAAAAGTGGGAGAAGAAGCGGAAGAAAAATAAAGGGAAAAAAGATGATTAAAAGAAACTTGGCATTTTTAGCCAAGTTTTTTTACTTTTTCCATGTTTTTTTATGAAAAAAATTTATAATATATGTGAACGATTATTTATTATCAAGCGTCTAATTTATAATGAGTCTAAGAAATGTAATGAAGGCGGGACGATACGAAGGGGAGGAACTTAGTCAAATGGAGGAGAAAGAGCTCATACAAAGCGCGAAGTCCGGCAATAAACGCGCTCTAGCCACGCTTTTTCAAAATAATTACCCCTTCTTAGTTAAGTATTTAATTAAAGTTACAATGAATCCAGATATAGCTGAAGAGCTAGCACAGGAAACAATGGCAAAATGTATAGAGAAAATTCATTTATACCAATTTAAATCCAAGTTTTCCTCTTGGCTTATTTCAATTGCAACAAATTTATATATCGATCAGCAGCGGAGAAAGAAAAGGGAAAAAGCATTCATGATGGATGAAGAACAATACAGAAAGCTAAAATGGCATCTGGAATCGAGGAATGAAGAATGGAAT from Bacillus sp. DTU_2020_1000418_1_SI_GHA_SEK_038 includes these protein-coding regions:
- a CDS encoding heavy metal translocating P-type ATPase; this encodes MNQAMAKETDKTVYRVQGFSUISCAQKFEKNVKHLDGVIDASVNFGASKLTVYGATTLEELEKAGAFEGIKLKPENEKIEFTKVPFYKKNWNVLVSCALLIAGWMIQFYYGEGYILSVIAYGLSIVIGGYGLFKTGLKNLFKLQFDMRTLMTIAIIGAALIGEWGEGATVVILFAISEVLEAYSMDKARASIQSLMNIAPKEAHIRRNGKDMTIPVEEIVIGDIMIVKPGQKIAMDGKVLSGASTVNQAPITGESIPVNKSSGDDVFAGTLNVEGLLEITVTKKMEDTTIAKIIHLVEEAQAERAPSQAFVDRFAKYYTPVIILIAFLVAIIPPVFLHGNWDTWIYQGLAVLVVGCPCALVISTPVSIVTAIGNAARNGVLIKGGIHLEETGALRAIAFDKTGTLTKGIPAITDLLVYHGMNVKQLLRIAAALENGSQHPLAKAIINRAEQEKLPFKEVEVTDFTSITGKGIKGRIDQATYLLGSPKLFEGHREMDAISPELTRLEGEGKTVVLLGTEDKIIGIAAISDGVRESSRSVIRKLHELGIEETIMLTGDNYGTARAVGENIGVSSIAAELLPEEKLAYIKQLRDTYEKVAMIGDGVNDAPALAAANVGIAMGGAGTDTALETADIALMSDDLSKLPFTIKLSRKALQIIKQNITFSIGIKLIALLLVVPGWLTLWIAIFADMGATLIVTLNGLRLLRVKESKK
- a CDS encoding GNAT family protein; this translates as MFVLKVDQDIELQLFQLHHSEELYHLVDTNREHLREWLPWVDNMTSPIQYHGIIPMWLKAFADNNGLNTGIRYKGQLVGSVGFHQIDWNNKQTSMGYYLAKGFEGKGIMTRTVQALVNFAFLDLNLNRLEIRCGIGNKKSRAIPERLGFIQEGIVRDAEFLYDHYHDLVIYGMLARDWK
- a CDS encoding histidine kinase N-terminal domain-containing protein gives rise to the protein MLTRSSKKVVEQLHREKKNMLSEWGKKIVVSSEDPFKDRMKENGEVMFYLLTQCFSYSEEELVKTIRKFAISIADQRLKAGINIGEFVYNVNLGRSIFQEKLKFMDLDSEELNEYYQKVQYCFDQFLFFSVTYYSDAKNQIIEEKTQFIDTSHKDRLTLLGQMTSSFIHEFRNPLTSVQGFIQLLKAENPNLKYLDIISIELEQLNFRISQFLLLSKKELIGKEKVNFSLNEIIDEVLVFLYPSILDGKVKIDKYMPDHIYLLGYSDEIRQVLINIIFNAIDVLHTYTQEPLIKITSHIQDDSYIRLEIANNGPKIPHHLVQSIFEPFVTTKSLGTGLGLFVCKEIIEKHKGKLECETKGELTVFSMILPISDKNQG
- a CDS encoding helix-turn-helix transcriptional regulator, which produces MNREEVIFKVSEKLRLIRTEAGYTQDKMAEIIGVSKKTLVQIEKGRVEAGWSIVVAVCALFRETETVRFLFGNEPLEVLETIAREGIDYRKEKTLGGKIWWRELGNENGILLQQNIISQHFRIIDEDHFRIYSSFDESSSKERFAELVHEKNSL
- a CDS encoding PBP1A family penicillin-binding protein yields the protein MREKQSVYIKFLKFWKQKHMTQIAILSASTAVLAFLGFFYYYANGANISSLEDGLAQSTVIYDVNGEIASKISANKVEGVSIKEIPDHMKNAVIAIEDHRFYQHNGVDFTSIGRAFFRNMKAGEIVEGGSTITQQLTKNALLSSEKTYKRKIEEYFLAREIEKQFTKDEILQMYLNEIYFGEGAWGIKRAAMKYFGKDVKDLTISEAALLAGLIKAPSVINPYKNEKAALDRRNIVLAQMKTNGFISENQWIEAKNEKLVFDDKGGDPFKGKYPYYVDFVLEEGMKKYGFTLDELLTGGYQIYTELDPFMQATVEETYRDDSMFPVSKGDQMVQSGAILIDPKSGGVRALVGGRGEHTLLGHNRAIHPVGQPGSTMKPLVPYTPALENGWDIKDELQDEKMQFGDYKPNNYNFKFRGQVPMYEAVKDSLNIPAVWLLNEIGIDKGIDAAKRFGIPEEAINKNLALALGGTNKGVSPLNMAEAYTVFANGGEKADAHTIVKIVDQNGNTIANWDDKRTKVTTKEVTDKITTMLLGVVEQGSGKAAQIPGREVAGKTGSTQVPIEGVNGIKDQWFVGYTPQLVGAVWVGYDRTDKEHYLTTTSGEGTAPIFKTIMSKALQNKEAISFGVPHISSFIEKKKQEENFNKFDKGFLKNKEKWEKKIEKEKKKWEKKRKKNKGKKDD
- the sigY gene encoding RNA polymerase sigma factor SigY, which produces MEEKELIQSAKSGNKRALATLFQNNYPFLVKYLIKVTMNPDIAEELAQETMAKCIEKIHLYQFKSKFSSWLISIATNLYIDQQRRKKREKAFMMDEEQYRKLKWHLESRNEEWNDTISALGKLAEDVRIPIILRHYYGYTYDEIGEWMKLSPGTIKSRVHNGIMAVRKELRINEERERHERRSR